From a single Nocardioides panacis genomic region:
- a CDS encoding DEAD/DEAH box helicase codes for MPPQDENENDQTEPGVTFAELGIDKRVLRALSDVGYESPSPIQAATIPALLAGRHVVGLAQTGTGKTAAFAVPILSKIDLKQKTPQALVLAPTRELALQVSEAFERYAAHLPGLHVLPIYGGQGYGVQLSALRRGVHVVVGTPGRIMDHLEKGTLDLSELRFLVLDEADEMLKMGFAEDVEKILSDTPDDKHVALFSATMPPQIRRISKKYLTDAAEITVKNKTTTSANTNQRYLMVSYPQKVDALTRILEVENFEGMIVFVRTKQVTEQLAERLRARGFSAAAINGDIVQAQRERTINQLREAKLDILVATDVAARGLDVERISHVVNFDIPTDTESYVHRIGRTGRAGRAGDAISFITPRERHLLKSIERATRQPLTPMRLPTVEDVNETRVAKFRDSITEALGSDQVGFYRDLITDYENQHDVPATDIAAALAVLMQDDQPLLMEPEPETPPKVFEGKRERAGGWDHEKGQRRDQGDRPPRRESPKGPRRPRSDVPMAAYRISVGKRHKVEPRQIVGAIANEGGLQRSDFGHIDIRGDHSIVELPANLTPQTLALLDRTRISGKLIEITPDASAPARSPGAAKERTKPRTKNRD; via the coding sequence ATGCCCCCGCAGGACGAGAACGAGAACGACCAGACCGAGCCCGGCGTCACCTTCGCGGAGCTCGGGATCGACAAGCGGGTGCTGCGCGCGCTCTCCGACGTCGGCTACGAGTCGCCGTCCCCGATCCAGGCCGCGACCATCCCGGCGCTGCTCGCGGGCCGCCACGTGGTCGGGCTGGCGCAGACCGGCACCGGCAAGACGGCCGCCTTCGCGGTCCCGATCCTGTCCAAGATCGACCTCAAGCAGAAGACGCCCCAGGCGCTGGTCCTCGCGCCCACCCGTGAGCTCGCGCTGCAGGTCTCCGAGGCGTTCGAGCGGTACGCCGCGCACCTCCCCGGCCTGCACGTGCTGCCGATCTACGGCGGCCAGGGGTACGGCGTCCAGCTGTCCGCGCTGCGCCGGGGCGTGCACGTGGTCGTCGGCACGCCGGGCCGGATCATGGACCACCTGGAGAAGGGCACGCTCGACCTGTCCGAGCTGCGCTTCCTGGTGCTCGACGAGGCCGACGAGATGCTCAAGATGGGCTTCGCCGAGGACGTCGAGAAGATCCTGTCCGACACCCCCGACGACAAGCACGTCGCGCTGTTCTCCGCGACGATGCCGCCGCAGATCCGCCGGATCTCCAAGAAGTACCTCACCGACGCCGCCGAGATCACCGTCAAGAACAAGACCACGACGTCGGCGAACACCAACCAGCGCTACCTGATGGTCAGCTACCCGCAGAAGGTCGACGCCCTCACCCGGATCCTCGAGGTCGAGAACTTCGAGGGCATGATCGTGTTCGTCCGCACCAAGCAGGTCACCGAGCAGCTCGCCGAGAGGCTGCGGGCCCGCGGGTTCTCGGCCGCGGCGATCAACGGCGACATCGTGCAGGCCCAGCGCGAGCGCACCATCAACCAGCTGCGCGAGGCCAAGCTGGACATCCTGGTGGCCACCGACGTCGCCGCCCGGGGTCTCGACGTCGAGCGCATCTCGCACGTCGTGAACTTCGACATCCCCACCGACACCGAGTCCTACGTGCACCGGATCGGCCGCACCGGACGCGCGGGCCGCGCGGGCGACGCGATCTCGTTCATCACCCCGCGCGAGCGGCACCTGCTGAAGTCCATCGAGCGGGCCACCCGGCAGCCGCTGACGCCGATGCGGCTGCCCACGGTCGAGGACGTCAACGAGACCCGGGTCGCGAAGTTCCGCGACTCGATCACCGAGGCGCTGGGCTCCGACCAGGTCGGGTTCTACCGGGACCTGATCACCGACTACGAGAACCAGCACGACGTGCCGGCCACCGACATCGCGGCGGCGCTGGCCGTGCTGATGCAGGACGACCAGCCGCTGCTGATGGAGCCGGAGCCGGAGACGCCGCCCAAGGTGTTCGAGGGCAAGCGCGAGAGGGCCGGCGGCTGGGACCACGAGAAGGGCCAGCGCCGCGACCAGGGCGACCGGCCCCCGCGCCGCGAGTCCCCGAAGGGCCCGCGCCGTCCCCGCTCGGACGTGCCGATGGCGGCGTACCGCATCTCGGTGGGCAAGCGGCACAAGGTCGAGCCCCGGCAGATCGTCGGCGCGATCGCCAACGAGGGCGGCCTGCAGCGCTCGGACTTCGGGCACATCGACATCCGTGGCGACCACTCGATCGTGGAGCTGCCGGCGAACCTCACGCCGCAGACCCTGGCGCTGCTCGACCGCACCCGGATCAGCGGCAAGCTGATCGAGATCACCCCGGACGCCAGCGCGCCGGCGCGGAGCCCGGGCGCCGCGAAGGAGCGCACGAAGCCCCGCACCAAGAACCGCGACTAG
- a CDS encoding LysR family transcriptional regulator, with translation MATYELGSLTAAADELGYAQPSVSEQVRLLERGMGVSLFRRVGRGVVPTEAAEALRPHAGRTLASVEAGRQAVSEVAGLITGTVRFGTFGTARLYFGAQLVADLLARHPGVRVELVGQNSVAVQEDLHRGRLEAALIAIPLATERMTVTPVARDELVFVSSDPDKLRKPVSVATLARATLVMAETSYRETDSARRLLREALQRSGHTLRTKIEVEDVETAVEVVGLGLADSVLPRGAVEQLAPRLAPGVGWVSLRPRAYETMAVVHRQDAELSAAARLVIELATQRVQAVCEPVHATPARRAD, from the coding sequence ATGGCGACCTACGAGCTGGGGTCGCTGACCGCGGCCGCGGACGAGCTCGGCTACGCCCAGCCCTCGGTCTCCGAGCAGGTCCGGTTGCTGGAGCGCGGCATGGGGGTGTCGCTGTTCCGGCGGGTCGGCCGCGGGGTGGTGCCGACCGAGGCGGCCGAGGCGCTGCGTCCGCACGCCGGGCGGACCCTGGCCTCGGTGGAGGCCGGTCGCCAGGCGGTCTCCGAGGTCGCCGGGCTGATCACCGGCACGGTGCGCTTCGGGACCTTCGGCACCGCCCGGCTCTACTTCGGGGCCCAGCTGGTGGCCGACCTGCTGGCCCGGCACCCCGGGGTGCGCGTCGAGCTGGTCGGGCAGAACTCGGTGGCCGTGCAGGAGGACCTGCACCGGGGCCGGCTCGAGGCGGCGCTGATCGCGATCCCGCTGGCCACCGAGCGGATGACCGTCACGCCGGTGGCCCGCGACGAGCTGGTCTTCGTGAGCAGCGACCCGGACAAGCTGCGGAAGCCGGTGAGCGTGGCGACGCTGGCCCGGGCCACCCTGGTGATGGCCGAGACCAGCTACCGCGAGACGGACTCGGCCCGCCGGCTGCTGCGCGAGGCGCTGCAGCGGTCCGGGCACACCCTGCGCACCAAGATCGAGGTCGAGGACGTCGAGACCGCCGTGGAGGTGGTCGGGCTGGGACTCGCCGACTCGGTGCTGCCGCGGGGTGCGGTCGAGCAGCTCGCGCCGCGGCTGGCGCCCGGGGTCGGCTGGGTGTCCCTGCGTCCCCGGGCCTACGAGACGATGGCGGTGGTGCACCGCCAGGACGCCGAGCTGTCCGCCGCCGCCCGGCTCGTCATCGAGCTGGCCACCCAGCGCGTGCAGGCGGTCTGCGAGCCGGTGCACGCGACCCCGGCGCGCCGGGCGGACTAG
- a CDS encoding PspC domain-containing protein: MSPASSTALVRPRHRVIAGVCAGIADRFGWSPNLVRFLFLLSCILPGPQFLVYIVLWVTIPSE, encoded by the coding sequence ATGAGCCCCGCATCGAGCACCGCACTCGTCCGTCCGCGCCACCGCGTCATCGCCGGGGTCTGCGCCGGGATCGCCGACCGCTTCGGCTGGTCGCCCAACCTGGTGCGGTTCCTGTTCCTGCTCAGCTGCATCCTGCCGGGACCGCAGTTCCTGGTCTACATCGTGCTCTGGGTGACGATCCCCTCCGAGTAG
- a CDS encoding threonine synthase, with amino-acid sequence MSFSHLSHLECSRTGARYDADQVQGVSDVGAPLLVRYDLDGVRASVTPAEIAGRPHDLWRYHEVLPVRDPAHVTTLGEGMTPLLPLPSYGAHIGVPGLLMKDEGLVPTGSFKARGAAVGVSRARELGVEAVAMPTNGNAGAAWSVYAARAGLGSLIVMPVDAPEITRRECVVSGAELYLVDGLINHAGALVKAAVAERPGTQEVSTLKEPYRIEGKKTMGYEIAEQLGWRVPDVILYPAGGGVGLIGIHKAMLEMRELGWIGAKLPRLVAVQADGCKPIVDAFDAGLDESTLVEGTHTLAFGINVPKALGDFLVLQAVRESGGTAVAVTDEEILTELGELATREGAWVCPEGAACFVAARQLRERGWIAEGEEVVVLNTGTGLKYPDTVSVDVPTLARDGAVPAR; translated from the coding sequence ATGTCCTTCTCCCACTTGTCCCACCTCGAGTGCTCGAGGACCGGAGCCCGCTACGACGCCGACCAGGTGCAGGGCGTCAGCGACGTGGGCGCCCCGCTGCTGGTGCGCTACGACCTCGACGGGGTCCGGGCGAGCGTCACGCCGGCCGAGATCGCGGGGCGGCCGCACGACCTGTGGCGCTACCACGAGGTGCTGCCGGTCCGGGACCCCGCGCACGTGACCACCCTCGGCGAGGGCATGACGCCGCTGCTCCCGCTCCCGTCGTACGGCGCCCACATCGGCGTGCCCGGGCTGCTGATGAAGGACGAGGGCCTGGTGCCCACCGGCAGCTTCAAGGCGCGCGGCGCGGCCGTCGGCGTGTCCCGGGCCCGGGAGCTGGGCGTCGAGGCCGTCGCGATGCCCACGAACGGCAACGCCGGGGCGGCCTGGTCGGTCTACGCGGCCCGCGCCGGCCTGGGGTCGCTGATCGTGATGCCGGTGGACGCCCCGGAGATCACCCGGCGCGAGTGCGTCGTGTCCGGCGCCGAGCTCTACCTGGTGGACGGGCTGATCAACCACGCCGGTGCGCTGGTCAAGGCCGCGGTCGCCGAGCGGCCCGGGACCCAGGAGGTCTCGACGCTCAAGGAGCCCTACCGCATCGAGGGCAAGAAGACGATGGGCTACGAGATCGCCGAGCAGCTCGGCTGGCGGGTGCCCGACGTGATCCTCTACCCGGCCGGGGGCGGTGTCGGACTGATCGGGATCCACAAGGCGATGCTGGAGATGCGCGAGCTGGGCTGGATCGGCGCCAAGCTGCCCCGGCTGGTCGCCGTGCAGGCCGACGGGTGCAAGCCGATCGTCGACGCGTTCGACGCCGGGCTGGACGAGAGCACGCTGGTCGAGGGCACGCACACGCTGGCGTTCGGCATCAACGTGCCCAAGGCGCTCGGAGACTTCCTGGTCCTGCAGGCCGTCCGGGAGTCCGGCGGCACGGCGGTGGCGGTGACCGACGAGGAGATCCTCACCGAGCTCGGCGAGCTGGCCACCCGGGAGGGCGCGTGGGTCTGCCCGGAGGGCGCGGCCTGCTTCGTCGCCGCCCGGCAGCTGCGCGAGCGCGGCTGGATCGCCGAGGGGGAGGAGGTCGTGGTGCTGAACACCGGCACCGGCCTGAAGTACCCCGACACGGTGAGCGTCGACGTCCCCACCCTCGCCCGGGACGGGGCCGTGCCCGCCCGCTGA
- a CDS encoding EthD family reductase, with product MSYQLTVIYHHPEDPAAFDAYYESTHAPLASKIPGLRSYTSQKPGQGPEGDPAEYLVAMLVFDDQAAFGAGMGSEQGRAAGGDVANFATGGVTMLAGEVTTYV from the coding sequence ATGAGCTACCAGCTGACCGTCATCTACCACCACCCCGAGGACCCGGCCGCGTTCGACGCGTACTACGAGTCGACGCACGCCCCCCTCGCCTCGAAGATCCCCGGCCTGCGCAGCTACACCTCGCAGAAGCCCGGCCAGGGGCCCGAGGGGGACCCGGCGGAGTACCTCGTCGCGATGCTCGTCTTCGACGACCAGGCCGCCTTCGGGGCCGGCATGGGCAGCGAGCAGGGCCGCGCGGCCGGCGGTGACGTCGCCAACTTCGCCACCGGCGGGGTGACCATGCTGGCCGGTGAGGTCACGACCTACGTCTAG